One window of Sulfoacidibacillus ferrooxidans genomic DNA carries:
- a CDS encoding M42 family metallopeptidase, which produces MKDLIHTLTIPSGPSGYELPVKNVIEELIRPFVDECYEDVLGNLYAIKKGSSSTHEKTVMIVAHMDEPALSVIDIDDVGFLRISPLGPLRPSALVGARVVFARTGRRGIVGAEHGIAMKDLEFSHLFVDIGANSQSTAQEFVEIGDAATFAYGFDEVSEQLLVGHALDNRVGCALLIDALQHAQSNHTIVGVFSVQKEVGSRGAKVAGHRIHPSVAVVLDVSPTGDTPKSERLALSLGQGVGIKVLDAGMVVAPKWRDQLVDAAKAVEASYQIEVSPRTTSDAGAIFLTQDGIPTCGLVVPARYVGTPSQMVHLEDVTSAKKVLGSFLGRLS; this is translated from the coding sequence ATGAAAGATCTCATTCATACACTTACTATTCCATCAGGTCCATCCGGGTATGAACTCCCTGTAAAAAATGTGATTGAAGAACTTATTCGTCCTTTTGTAGATGAATGCTATGAAGATGTACTTGGCAATCTCTACGCAATTAAAAAGGGATCATCGAGTACACATGAAAAAACAGTCATGATCGTGGCACATATGGATGAACCGGCTCTTAGTGTGATCGACATTGATGATGTAGGTTTTTTGAGAATATCTCCGCTAGGACCGTTGCGTCCCTCGGCTCTCGTTGGGGCACGCGTGGTATTTGCACGCACGGGAAGAAGAGGTATTGTTGGTGCGGAGCACGGAATTGCTATGAAGGATTTAGAGTTTTCACATCTTTTTGTGGATATTGGAGCCAATAGCCAATCAACTGCGCAAGAGTTTGTTGAGATAGGAGATGCTGCAACGTTCGCCTATGGTTTTGACGAAGTTTCTGAGCAACTTTTGGTTGGTCATGCACTCGATAACCGCGTAGGATGCGCGTTATTAATCGATGCCTTGCAACATGCACAGAGTAACCACACAATTGTAGGTGTATTTTCTGTACAAAAAGAAGTAGGGTCACGTGGGGCGAAAGTTGCTGGGCATCGTATTCACCCATCTGTTGCTGTAGTTCTTGATGTAAGTCCTACTGGTGATACACCTAAATCCGAGAGACTAGCACTTTCCTTAGGTCAAGGTGTTGGTATTAAAGTTCTTGATGCAGGAATGGTCGTAGCTCCAAAATGGCGTGATCAGTTAGTAGATGCAGCGAAAGCAGTCGAAGCTTCTTATCAAATTGAGGTGTCACCGCGAACGACAAGCGATGCAGGTGCTATTTTTCTTACTCAAGATGGCATTCCTACTTGTGGCTTAGTTGTTCCCGCACGTTATGTCGGGACGCCATCGCAAATGGTGCACTTAGAGGACGTCACAAGCGCTAAAAAAGTATTAGGGAGCTTTTTAGGTCGACTTTCTTAA
- a CDS encoding M42 family metallopeptidase — protein MLLKRLTEASGPSGFEDEIRQVIYEEVKSYSENIYTDALGTLIVETNPKAKGPKILLAAHMDEVGFMIVDIDDHGLLRFRPLGGVDPRILVSKPVLVGKKRMFGVIGSKAVHLQQPQEREHPLELNQLYIDIGAHSREEAEKYVAPGDLAIFATTYEEVGDRRAKSKSFDDRVGCAVLVETLKKQFDLPIVYAFTVQEETGLRGAGPVAYRVQPDLSIVIEGTVCFDVIETPSHGQSTIQGAGPAVSVVDARTIGHRAFREHIIKVGKQAGIPVQLRRTVGGANDIGAIHLTGMGIVSAAISVPTRYIHAPSQMISLDDYDHTVELLEAVLRSIEQGGFTA, from the coding sequence ATGTTACTTAAACGATTAACAGAGGCATCCGGACCCTCTGGATTTGAAGATGAGATTCGTCAAGTCATCTATGAAGAGGTCAAATCATACAGCGAAAACATCTACACAGACGCATTAGGTACATTAATTGTAGAGACTAATCCCAAAGCAAAAGGACCTAAGATTTTACTTGCAGCACATATGGACGAAGTTGGATTTATGATTGTAGACATCGATGATCATGGTTTATTGCGCTTTCGTCCGTTGGGTGGCGTAGATCCGCGCATCTTAGTGTCTAAACCTGTACTAGTTGGTAAAAAAAGAATGTTTGGCGTGATTGGATCAAAAGCTGTGCATTTACAACAGCCACAAGAACGCGAACACCCACTAGAATTGAATCAATTGTATATCGACATTGGAGCTCACTCACGAGAAGAAGCGGAAAAATATGTGGCACCAGGTGATCTTGCTATATTTGCTACTACGTATGAGGAAGTGGGAGATCGTCGTGCGAAATCCAAATCCTTCGATGATCGAGTGGGATGTGCTGTACTTGTCGAGACGTTAAAGAAACAATTTGACTTGCCTATCGTTTACGCCTTTACCGTTCAAGAAGAAACAGGTTTACGTGGCGCGGGTCCTGTGGCTTATCGGGTACAGCCTGATCTTTCAATTGTTATTGAAGGCACAGTTTGTTTTGATGTTATCGAGACACCTTCACATGGTCAATCAACGATTCAAGGAGCAGGCCCAGCAGTTTCGGTAGTTGACGCCCGCACGATCGGACATCGTGCGTTTAGAGAGCACATTATAAAGGTTGGTAAGCAAGCAGGTATTCCCGTACAGCTACGCAGAACAGTAGGTGGTGCAAACGATATTGGAGCCATTCATCTCACGGGGATGGGAATAGTCAGTGCGGCTATTAGTGTACCTACTCGCTATATTCATGCACCATCGCAAATGATTAGCCTTGACGATTATGATCATACTGTAGAACTTTTAGAAGCTGTACTTCGCAGCATTGAACAAGGAGGTTTTACTGCATAA